TAAAGTATGTAACCAATGCCAATCAGAAATGACTGAAGGCTGTGATGTATTAGTAGAAGGTGTCATGTACGGGATAAAAGTAAAGAAAAGAAGAAGAGGATTGTTTAAGAGTATATCTGCCAAACCCAAAGCAGCTGTTTGCCCAAACTGTGGTTATGTTGCACTGTATATTAATAATTATGAAGAGTTTTCCGATTGATGAAAAAAAGAAAAGGAAGTGCAAAATATGAAAGCAATTATTTTTGACTTTGATGGAACTCTTGCCAACACTTTACCGATTTGTTATTACTCTTTTCAAAGCGTATTTAAAGAGTTTGACAACAGAGACCTTTCAAATGAAGATATTAAAGCTATGTTTGGTCCGTCTGAGACAGGAATTATTAAAGAAAATCTTATTCATTTGAACAAAGAGCAAGCAATTGAGATGTATTATGAAAAGTACTTAGAAAATCATCTGCAATTGGTTAAACAAAATCATGAAATGGATGAATTGTTAAAATATATAAAAAATTCGGGATTAAAGCTTGCTATTGTCACGGGAAAAGCAAAGAGAAGCTTAGATATTTCGTTAAGAGCACTTCAAATGGAAGACTTGTTTGAGGTACTAGTAACTGGGGATGATGTGATAGATCCGAAACCTCATCCAGAGGGAGTTATTAAGGCGTTATCATTCTTAAATGTCCAAAAAGAGGATGTGATATTCATAGGGGACAGCGAGGCAGATATAGTAGCGGGTTTGCAAGCTGAAGTTGTTACAATTGGCGTACAATGGTTAGAGGATTATCAAACTGTTGAATTTACTACACAGCCTAATCAAGTATTTAAAGAAATTAATGATTTCAAACAATTTTTACAAGAAAGTATACTTCAAACTAAGCGATGAAATATATTCTAGATCGAGCTTATGCCAGAGAATTACTTGATTATGCTAACCAACTTAATCCAGGTCCATGGTATAAACACTCACTTAATGTTGCAAAAGCAGCTGAATTTATTGTTTATGAACTGACAAAAAATGGTCATAGTCTAGATTGTGATATTGCTTATAATGCTGGATTACTTCACGATATTGGTAGGTATAAAGGGTTTACTAGATCAGTTATCCACTCCTATGATGGTTATAAGTTCTTGGACGAACTTGGTTATAAAGGAAATGCAATGATATGCGTTACACACTCATTTCCTTGTGAAAATAAAAATATTGAAACAGCTGCTGATTGGACAATTGTCCCACCATATATGAAAGATAAGTTAGTGGATGTTTTAAATGGGAATAGTAATTATGATTTATACAATAAAGTAATTACCCTATGCGATGCTTTAGCGGATGAAAGTGGATTTACAACCCTTGAGAAACGTTTCATTTCAGTTGGTATGAGGCATGGTACAGACGTTAATACCGCCATCCGTTGGAAAGGTTTTTACGAGATTAAAAAAGAGATAGAGTCGTTAATCCATAAAAGTATATATAAGCTCTTTCCAACTATAGAACAGTCTATTTATACTGATGTGGAGTACTAATCAAAGGTTGTTTAAGAGGATAATCCAAAAAATTGCTCATTTTGAAGAGAGAAATAATATGATCAGTTATTGTTATAGGGAGTTATAACATTGGAATGTTTGCACAATTATATTTCAAATATAACGTACATAGAAACTGCACCATCAATTGTTTGGTTATGTCTAACAATTGTGGTGCAGTTCATATAAGGATGGAGGTTACTCCAAAGATTGATTGTAGTGTTAGTAATATAGTCAACTTACTAAATAGAAAATAAGAAAGAATTTTTTCAGCACCTCGTTAGCCCTTCAGAATAGTCTAGCATCAGTTCTTCTCCTATAAGGTC
The nucleotide sequence above comes from Psychrobacillus glaciei. Encoded proteins:
- a CDS encoding HAD family hydrolase encodes the protein MKAIIFDFDGTLANTLPICYYSFQSVFKEFDNRDLSNEDIKAMFGPSETGIIKENLIHLNKEQAIEMYYEKYLENHLQLVKQNHEMDELLKYIKNSGLKLAIVTGKAKRSLDISLRALQMEDLFEVLVTGDDVIDPKPHPEGVIKALSFLNVQKEDVIFIGDSEADIVAGLQAEVVTIGVQWLEDYQTVEFTTQPNQVFKEINDFKQFLQESILQTKR
- a CDS encoding nucleic acid-binding protein; amino-acid sequence: MSKVCNQCQSEMTEGCDVLVEGVMYGIKVKKRRRGLFKSISAKPKAAVCPNCGYVALYINNYEEFSD
- a CDS encoding HD domain-containing protein, which produces MKYILDRAYARELLDYANQLNPGPWYKHSLNVAKAAEFIVYELTKNGHSLDCDIAYNAGLLHDIGRYKGFTRSVIHSYDGYKFLDELGYKGNAMICVTHSFPCENKNIETAADWTIVPPYMKDKLVDVLNGNSNYDLYNKVITLCDALADESGFTTLEKRFISVGMRHGTDVNTAIRWKGFYEIKKEIESLIHKSIYKLFPTIEQSIYTDVEY